From Deltaproteobacteria bacterium:
TGCCGCCGTTGTCTGCGGCTGGGGGCTTTCCCTTTCGGGCCTGTGCATCCAATCCCTGCTGAAAAACCCGCTCGGTTCCCCTTCGACACTGGGAATCAGTCAGGGCGGAGCCTTCGGGGCGGCGTTGTCCATTGTTGTCTTCGGGGCGCAATTCTTGTCCGTGACGGCTTTCGCCTTTGTGGGCGCCATGGGGGCGACGGTCGTCATCCTCATGCTGGCCCGGCTCAAACGCTTGTCACCCGAGGCCGTCATACTGGTCGGCGTGGCCCTCTCCGCTTTGTTCGCCTCAGCCACCATCCTGATTCAGTTTATCGCCACAGAGGCCCAGAAGGACCGGGCTCATTCCCGATCATCAGAAACCGGACGTGTACGTCGGAGGAATTGGTTATCGCGGCGCCCATGGCATCGAAAGCACGGAACAGCGTTACAGTCCGCTTGAATGGGTCAACGCGAAAAACGTGGCGGAACGGGTCGATGCAAGTATCGGAAGCCACGTCTTCATGGACAAAGAGATGCTCTTGAAACCGAACCCGGACGTCATTTTCATCGACGGCGGAGGATGGACCCTGGTGTCGGAAGATTTTGGTAAGAAACCGGAATTTTAGAAGGCGCTGAAAGCGTTCGCGAACCGACGGGTCTACACATTGCCTCCGTTCAACCGGTATACGACCAACATCGGCACGGCGTTGGCCGACGCTTACGCTATCGGGAAGCTCCTGCACAAAGAGCATTTCGAAGACATCGATCCCGAAAAAAAGGCCGATGAGATCTACACGTTCCTGATCGGAAAACCGGTCTATCGGGAGATGGAAGAAGTCTACGGTCCTATCGGGCGAGTAGCGCAATTTCCGGATTGATGGTTATCTTAAAAAAAAGATGAAATGGGGAGGAAAATCATGAGAAATCATCCCTTTTCCTCCTGCAAATAGATAGACGAAAAGGAGAAGGAAAATGAAAGGAGAACATACTCTCACACAGTGCCACGGGCATGATCATTCGCATAAGCACGATCATGAACACGAGCACGAGGGCGAGAAGCACGGCCACGAACACGAGCAACTCCACGCCCATGATCACGAGCACGACCGCCGGCACGAGCACACGCACGAAGGGAAAAACGACGATCACGGGCATGAGCATACCGGCGAGCACGGGCCGCACGATCATGCTCATCCGGGCCACGAGAATGAGGCTCACGAGCATCGCCACGACTAGGGCCGATGAGGCGTCCGGCGATATAAGACAATTTACTTCAGCCTAAAGCTGCTCTTTAACTAACGAAGCCGGGAAGACTTCGAGGAATACGGAACGTATTCCATACGGTATCTTTCCGGTTTTTTGTTTGTGGGGATTGCCTCGAGAGATCCGTTGGTTGATTCGGAATCCCATTAAGGCGGAGGAGTTTTCAATCGAATGAGAGTTCCTTGCGCGACCGGTTACCGCCTCGCCATAACCACATACTCAGTATCTGGAAAACACCGCCATGAAGGCTCTCCTGTCCGCGAATGGAATGAGGTGAGATTCGAGTTGCTTCAGAAAGGCCACGGTCCTTCAGGTTACAAAGAGAGAGCAGAGCATATGA
This genomic window contains:
- a CDS encoding iron chelate uptake ABC transporter family permease subunit; this encodes MTAPSGPITAAYIQQVHKKLLLLAILPGATFVTAVYAISKGAYEIPVWDVLRALVGQAEGPQSIVISNIRIPRVVAAVVCGWGLSLSGLCIQSLLKNPLGSPSTLGISQGGAFGAALSIVVFGAQFLSVTAFAFVGAMGATVVILMLARLKRLSPEAVILVGVALSALFASATILIQFIATEAQKDRAHSRSSETGRVRRRNWLSRRPWHRKHGTALQSA